The sequence CGCGGTGAATGGAGCCGCCGGGGCCGCCCGGCCGCGCTGCTCCCCCACGGAGCCGGGCCGGGAGCGCCTCCGGCGGCCGCGGCGGGGTAGTCCAGGCCCCTCCGTCAGGCTTGCGGTTTGGGAAGAAAAGGCGATGCCTCCGCCAAGAAAAGAGCGAGCGCGgccccctcccccctccgccgagcccgggcggcggcggcggcacaTCTAACGCGCGGGCACCCGGGCCGCCGCGGCCCCCGCAAATAAGCCCAGCCTCGGCCCCCGCCGCTCATTGGCGCGGGCCGCAGCCAGCGCACCCAGACCCTGCGCTGCCCTCGGACGGCCGGGCGCGGAGCCCCAGCTGCGGAGGCCGACGGCACCCAGCCCCGAGAGCCTCGACGCCCAGCCGCGCGCGCCGTCTCCGCCAGGCCCGGTGGGCGGGAGCGGGGGCGAGGGAGCAGGACCACCAGTGCCCCCGGCATCCCCGGCCCGGCaccctccgccgccgccgcctcaaGGCCGCCCGCTCCCCGCAGGTGGACGCGGCCATGGGTCGAGGGGTGcgtgtgctgctgctgctgggcctACTGCACTGCGCTGGGGGCAGCGAGGGCAGGAAGACCTGGCGGCGCCGGGGTCAGCAGCCGCCGCCTCCCCCGCGGACCGAGGCGGCGCCGGCGGCCGGACAGCCCGTGGAGAGCTTCCCGCTGGACTTCACGGCCGTGGAGGGCAACATGGACAGCTTCATGGCGCAGGTCAAGAGCCTGGCGCAGTCCCTGTACCCCTGCTCCGCGCAGCAGCTCAACGAGGACCTGCGCCTGCACCTCCTGCTCAACACCTCGGTGACCTGCAACGACGGCAGCCCCGCCGGGTAAGGCCGGCGCCCTGCGCCTCCCCGCCCTGCCCGACGCGCCTGGTCTCCGGCTGGACCTTCCCTGCGGGCCGCGGCTGTTCTCTCCCCGGGGAGAAAGGGCTTCCGTCGGGCGCCCCGCAGTGCTGGCCCCGAGGAGGGCCCGGCTCGGTGACTCTCCGTGTGGGGAGCGGAGCGGCCCTGGAAGGGCTGGTCCCCGGCCAGCTCGGGCACTGACCCTTCGGCCTCCGGGCCCAGCCGCTCTGCTGGCGTCCTCCGGTCCCGGGGCGGGGAGATGGCAGCCCGAGAGCGCGCCTGGCTCTAGCGGGAACCGGCGACACCGGGGGGCGGGAGAGGCTTGTTGCCCACCTCCCCATAGCCCCGAAGTAGATAGAAGACGTGAGGCCGGGGATCGGGGAGTGGCGGGGGCGCCCACGCGCTCAACAAGCCGAGGACGCCCAGGGACAGCGGGAGACGTGGGCGTGGGGCCGGGGCTCGGTAGGAAGGCTCCCCCGCCGTGTCGGTGCCCCCCGCGCTCCCCGCAGCGTCCCGTGCCCCCGCCATGCGCGCCCCTTCCGTGCCGACGCGTTTCATGCTTCGAGAGCCGCCGAGCGCCCCGGGAGGACCACCGCCCGCGCCGAGGTGACAACGGGACGCGCGCTGGGCTGGACGTGGGGATTTTCCACGCACCACAGCCCCGCGCGGCCCGTTCCCGACCCGCGAGCGCCACCTCCCGGGACCGCCGCCGTCCCTGAGCTCCGCGTGGGCCTGGCCGAGGGCGCCCCCGTGCGACCGCCGCGCACGGCCGGAACAGGTGGCGCGTTCCCTCCGCCAGAGCTGGGCGCGCGGG comes from Piliocolobus tephrosceles isolate RC106 unplaced genomic scaffold, ASM277652v3 unscaffolded_24390, whole genome shotgun sequence and encodes:
- the LOC113221414 gene encoding palmitoleoyl-protein carboxylesterase NOTUM-like, yielding MGRGVRVLLLLGLLHCAGGSEGRKTWRRRGQQPPPPPRTEAAPAAGQPVESFPLDFTAVEGNMDSFMAQVKSLAQSLYPCSAQQLNEDLRLHLLLNTSVTCNDGSPAGYYLKESRGSRRWLLFLEGGWYCFNRENCESRYNTMRRLMSSRDWPRTRTGTGILSSQPEENPYWWNANMV